CACCCGGCCACCGTGTTGGGCAATCCCGCCAGCTCCGGCAGCCCCGTGGCCGCCACGGCCGCGTAGGCGTTGGGGTTGTTGTTCGAGTACTGCTGGAGGTAGCCAAAGCCATCCGCCTCCATCAGCACGAGCACCGGCTTGCCGAAGTCCTTGGCCAGCTGCATCAGCAGCTTGAAGTCGGAGAAGTAGCCCTTCATGGTGGTGGCGTTCTGCGCCTTGACGAGGAACTGGTCCTCGCCGCCACCCGGCTCCCCGTTGACCTGGTAGTACTGGATGGCCGGGATGAAGCCCTGGGTCGCGGACTCCGTCAGGAACTGCTTGCCCCAGGAGCCATCCGCGGCGGACCAGCCCCAGTTGTTGACCCAGCCCTTGGTGAAGTAGCGGTAGCGCACGTCCCAGGGCACCGCGCTGTCCTTCATCCACGTGTGACCGGCCTCCTCGAAGAGACCCACCATCAGGCGCGCGGGAAGTCCCGTGGGGATGGAGCCCGCGGGCTGCACCGCCAACGGCGCCTCCCGGGTGTCCAGCGTGTCCAGCGTCGGGTTGTCGGAGGAGAGATCTCCGGGCAGCTCGGGACCACAAGCCGCGCACGCCAGGAGAGCAAGCGATAGGAGGATGTGTTTCATGGGGCCCCCAACCGGAAGGGGGCCCCGTCCTTTCCCGCCTCCCTGGCGAGACCCCAGGGACGGACCCGGGGGCTCGCCTCCCTGGTGACCCCGGTATGACATCCGGCCACAGGCAACCCGTGCAGGCCGCTCGCTCTTCTGCGAGGCTTGGCCCCGCGTGCACCTCGAAATGCCCCTCATCATCGGCCTGATGGTGGCCGCCAGCTCGCTCGCCATCGCCGCCAAGCGCGTGCGGATTCCGTACAACGTCGCGCTGGTGGTGGGGGGACTGCTCCTCTCCGTGGGTGGAGTCCTCTCGGGCGTGCCTCCGCTCAACCCGGAGGTCGTCTTCCTCGTCTGCCTGCCGCTGCTGCTCTTCGAGGGCGGCATCACCGCGGACGTGGCCAACGTGCGCGCCAACCTCCTGCCCATCGCCACCCTGGCCACCCTGGGCATGGTGCTGGCCATCGCCGCCACCGGCACCGCGCTCCACTACACCCTCGCGCTCGCCTGGGGCCCCGCCCTGCTGCTCGGGTCCATTCTCGCCGTCACCGACACCGTCTCCATCCTCTACGCCTTCCGCCGTGCCCCCGTGCCCCGGCGCCTCTCCGGCATCATGCAGGGCGAGAGCCTCTTCAACGACGGCACCGCGCTCGTGGCCTACGCGGCCATCTCCAGCATCGTGGTGGGCGGAGAGGCCTCGTTCTCGCTGCCGCTCATCAGCGCCAAGGTGGTGGGGGCCACCCTGGGCGGCCTCGCCATCGGCCTCACCCTGGGCCTGGTGGCCGGCTTCATCATCCGCCGCACCGAGGATCCGCTCGCGGAGATCATGGTGACCACGGCGCTGGCCTTCGCCGCCTTCGTCATCGGCGAGCAGCTGCACCTGTCGGGCGCCATCGCCGCGGTGATGGCCGGCCTGGCCACGGGCATCAACCTGCGGCGCCACGTGGCCCCCCAGAGCCAGGTGGCCATCCACACCTTCTGGGAGTACGCCGCCTTCGGGGTGAACACCTTTCTCTTCCTCTCGATGGGGCTCACCACCCGGCCCGAGACGCTGGTGCGCTACCTGCCGCAGACGCTGCTCGCGGTGGTCTGTGTCTTCGCTGGCCGCGCGGTGGCCATCTACCTGCCCTTCCTGCTGCTGCGCTGGCTGCGCCCCTCCGAGGCCGTGCCCCTGCGCTGGCAGCACGTCTTCATCCTCGGCAACATCAAGGGCGCGCTGTCCATCGGCCTGGCGCTCGGTCTGCCGGAGGCCACGCCCGCGCGCGAGCTGCTGGTGGCCATCGCCTTCGGCGTCTGTTTCCTGTCCCTGGTGCTCCAGGGGTTGATGCTCACGGACATCCTCAAGCGGCTGGGCCTCTTCCACGAGGATCCGGTGGCCTACGCGGTGGCCGAGCAGCAGGCGCGCCTCATCGCCAGCCGCGCCGCGCGCCAGGAGCTGGAGGTGCTGCACGATCAGGGGCTCATCCCCCGCGCGGCCTATGAGCACCTGCGCAGCGACTACCAGGTGGGCATCGCCAGCGCCGAGCGAGAGTTGCGCCGGCTCAGCGAGCAGCACCTGGCGCAGGGGGCGAAAATCGTCCTGGCCACGCGCCGCCGCCTCATCGACGCGGAGCGCACGGCGCTCTTGTCGGCCCGGCGCGCCGGCCTCATCCCCGAGGCCACGGCCGAGGTACAACTGGCGAAGCTGGACACGCGCACGCTGGAGCTGGAGCACGTGCTGGCGAGCGCGCAGGAGCACGAGGCGGACAGCGGGAGGAAGG
The sequence above is drawn from the Archangium gephyra genome and encodes:
- a CDS encoding cation:proton antiporter; this encodes MHLEMPLIIGLMVAASSLAIAAKRVRIPYNVALVVGGLLLSVGGVLSGVPPLNPEVVFLVCLPLLLFEGGITADVANVRANLLPIATLATLGMVLAIAATGTALHYTLALAWGPALLLGSILAVTDTVSILYAFRRAPVPRRLSGIMQGESLFNDGTALVAYAAISSIVVGGEASFSLPLISAKVVGATLGGLAIGLTLGLVAGFIIRRTEDPLAEIMVTTALAFAAFVIGEQLHLSGAIAAVMAGLATGINLRRHVAPQSQVAIHTFWEYAAFGVNTFLFLSMGLTTRPETLVRYLPQTLLAVVCVFAGRAVAIYLPFLLLRWLRPSEAVPLRWQHVFILGNIKGALSIGLALGLPEATPARELLVAIAFGVCFLSLVLQGLMLTDILKRLGLFHEDPVAYAVAEQQARLIASRAARQELEVLHDQGLIPRAAYEHLRSDYQVGIASAERELRRLSEQHLAQGAKIVLATRRRLIDAERTALLSARRAGLIPEATAEVQLAKLDTRTLELEHVLASAQEHEADSGRKVS